The genomic region TCCTTCATCCTTGACGTCTAATCCGGAATGCAAGCAGTTACGGTGATCCCACCAGGAGATCGGGGGAGTTCAACATCACCTCCACGGTGGTCCTCGCCGGCTTGTTCGTCGGAAAGAACTTGCCGTACTCCTCGTTATAGGCCGCGAGGTCTTCCCGTTTGGTCAGATGCGTTGTCACGGTTAGGGCGTTATCGAGGGACGTGCGAGCGGCTTCCAAAATAGTCTTGACACGCAGCAGAGCGTAACGCGTCTGCTC from Candidatus Binatia bacterium harbors:
- a CDS encoding RidA family protein, with the translated sequence MPKKEVIQVSLAAANPNLSPATRFGNLVFVAGQTGRHPVSGEVGKGVREQTRYALLRVKTILEAARTSLDNALTVTTHLTKREDLAAYNEEYGKFFPTNKPARTTVEVMLNSPDLLVGSP